The following coding sequences lie in one candidate division WOR-3 bacterium genomic window:
- a CDS encoding T9SS type A sorting domain-containing protein, whose protein sequence is MEKLLIFLLFFVSLCFCLQYIESSTGLTPPNWEGGRTELEFADINNDGNPDILSIGDHGSPYINATEHGVMVWFGNGQGQWTNYMNGNFGYGGIAIGDVNNDGYLDVGYGMHHNYSSTDFGNQLMEVALGDGTGMNWTPWDDSLGMHGQTWGMFGTDFADVDNDGDLDIGSVSFGASDGIHIYQNMMNGSWRRSFGFIGGNSNMEFYFGDFNKDGKADFAATHQYASVYFGDGNGNFTSAHYNLPSPGSVGYRSIGVGDVDNDGGMDIGFITSAGRIMVYVYDETGDTWRNFSGNLPTSSSFQRINLWDMDADGNIDVIAQGNGLLRIWTGNSQGQWTQATQFNTPTSGTGQALTCRADCDHNGYPDIAMVVTEGSYPSNRNVLRFFKETSTPSNLSIISVFPKGNEKFYARSVNFIKWISAVPNNETSYVSIQFSAQGPNGPWTTLFNPLPNNGTKQWQIPNVNSTNCYLRLKVYTSAESSFVVAGPFTIIGGSTNVTENRTKMSHSKTTCLIQNNYLKIPVITDEPDRVTVSLYSVDGKNLYVTNRIIDKGTQDIIINKRLANGIYYINLQGRKIDLKLKIIKIDN, encoded by the coding sequence ATGGAAAAGTTATTAATTTTCTTATTATTTTTTGTTTCATTGTGTTTTTGTTTGCAATATATTGAATCCTCTACTGGTTTAACCCCACCTAATTGGGAAGGCGGTCGGACCGAATTGGAATTTGCTGATATTAATAACGACGGCAATCCTGATATTCTCTCCATTGGTGACCACGGTTCACCATATATTAATGCTACAGAACATGGCGTGATGGTTTGGTTTGGCAATGGTCAAGGTCAATGGACTAATTATATGAACGGAAATTTTGGTTATGGTGGAATTGCCATTGGTGATGTGAATAATGACGGCTATTTAGATGTTGGTTATGGTATGCATCACAATTACTCAAGCACAGATTTTGGTAATCAATTGATGGAAGTTGCGTTAGGTGATGGCACGGGAATGAATTGGACTCCTTGGGACGATTCATTAGGCATGCATGGACAAACTTGGGGAATGTTCGGCACTGATTTTGCTGATGTCGATAATGACGGTGATTTAGATATTGGTTCAGTTTCCTTTGGTGCCAGTGATGGTATTCATATCTATCAAAATATGATGAATGGCAGTTGGCGTCGTAGTTTTGGTTTTATTGGCGGTAATTCTAATATGGAGTTCTATTTCGGAGATTTTAACAAAGACGGCAAAGCCGATTTTGCTGCTACCCACCAATATGCAAGCGTTTATTTTGGTGATGGTAATGGTAATTTTACCTCCGCACACTATAACTTACCTTCGCCGGGTTCTGTTGGCTATCGCAGCATTGGCGTCGGCGATGTTGATAATGACGGTGGAATGGATATTGGTTTTATAACTTCTGCCGGTCGTATTATGGTGTATGTCTATGATGAGACCGGCGATACTTGGCGAAACTTTTCAGGCAACTTACCGACTTCAAGTAGTTTTCAACGCATCAATCTTTGGGATATGGATGCTGATGGAAATATTGATGTCATTGCTCAAGGTAATGGTTTATTAAGAATCTGGACGGGTAATAGCCAAGGCCAATGGACTCAAGCAACACAATTTAATACCCCGACATCAGGGACTGGCCAAGCCTTAACATGTCGGGCAGATTGTGACCATAACGGCTATCCTGATATTGCAATGGTTGTTACTGAAGGAAGTTATCCTTCAAACCGCAATGTTCTTCGGTTCTTTAAAGAGACCTCAACACCATCTAATTTAAGCATCATCTCAGTGTTCCCTAAAGGCAATGAAAAATTTTATGCCCGTTCCGTAAATTTCATCAAATGGATTAGCGCTGTGCCTAATAACGAAACCTCCTATGTCTCAATCCAATTTTCCGCACAAGGACCAAATGGACCTTGGACAACACTTTTTAATCCTTTACCCAATAACGGCACAAAGCAATGGCAAATTCCTAATGTTAATTCCACCAATTGTTATCTAAGACTAAAAGTATATACATCAGCCGAATCAAGTTTTGTTGTAGCCGGGCCTTTTACGATTATCGGCGGCTCGACGAATGTTACTGAAAATCGGACCAAGATGTCTCATTCTAAAACTACTTGTTTAATACAGAACAACTATCTTAAAATTCCTGTAATAACCGACGAACCGGATAGAGTCACAGTCAGCCTTTATAGTGTTGACGGCAAAAATCTTTATGTGACAAACAGAATAATAGATAAAGGAACTCAAGATATTATAATTAATAAAAGACTTGCTAACGGCATTTATTATATAAACCTTCAGGGCAGAAAAATAGACTTGAAGTTAAAAATTATTAAAATTGACAATTAA